From a single Couchioplanes caeruleus genomic region:
- a CDS encoding S8 family serine peptidase gives MTGKGRLRAAGAVVVTAAALLHASAADAATTTPSFTDYSYTATAAGLADVRRIVRDDVAAAAGYTGKGVGIALIDTGVVPVPGLTSGNVANGPDLSLESQVPGLFRRDTYGHGTHLAGIIAGRDAAGGGFQGLAPDARLLSIKVGAANGAVDVTQVMAAVDWVVAHRNDDPANPIKVLNLSYGTDSTQSWVTSPLSEAVENAYRAGISVVVAAGNTGGNILLPGSNPYIITVGATDPQGTTNPADDRIASFSSTGTSWGNGPDVMAPGRSIVSLRDPGSYADVNYPSARVGDRFFKGSGTSQAAAVVSGATAVLLQKYPSLSPMQVMCYLRATGSPVAGSSAPQVNLQTALRSTLTGCSQSGTTVTGLGSIQKDRGSSLVTNGGVALTGERDIFGPLSTAVWAPASAAHTSWSGGNWMGRPWTGTGWVSPSDGQANWGGKTWSGKTWSGKTWSDVAWAGQTWSGKTWSNSNGAAPMWNGANWSLAGWLSAGDKGWTS, from the coding sequence TTGACTGGGAAAGGTCGCCTCAGGGCCGCCGGGGCGGTGGTCGTCACCGCAGCCGCGCTGCTGCACGCGAGCGCCGCGGACGCCGCCACCACGACGCCGTCGTTCACCGACTACAGCTACACCGCCACCGCGGCCGGGCTCGCCGACGTCCGCCGGATCGTCCGCGACGACGTGGCGGCGGCCGCCGGCTACACCGGCAAGGGCGTCGGCATCGCGCTCATCGACACCGGCGTCGTGCCGGTGCCGGGCCTCACCAGCGGCAACGTGGCCAACGGGCCGGACCTGTCGCTGGAGTCGCAGGTGCCGGGCCTGTTCCGCCGCGACACGTACGGCCACGGCACGCACCTGGCCGGCATCATCGCGGGCCGCGACGCCGCCGGGGGCGGCTTCCAGGGCCTCGCCCCCGACGCCAGGCTGCTGTCGATCAAGGTGGGCGCGGCCAACGGGGCGGTGGACGTCACGCAGGTGATGGCGGCCGTCGACTGGGTGGTGGCGCACCGCAACGACGACCCCGCGAACCCGATCAAGGTCCTGAACCTGTCGTACGGCACCGACAGCACGCAGAGCTGGGTGACCAGCCCGCTCAGCGAGGCCGTGGAGAACGCGTACCGGGCCGGCATCAGCGTGGTCGTGGCCGCCGGCAACACCGGGGGGAACATCCTGCTGCCCGGCTCGAACCCGTACATCATCACGGTCGGGGCGACCGACCCGCAGGGCACCACCAACCCGGCCGACGACCGGATCGCGTCGTTCAGCAGCACCGGTACGTCGTGGGGCAACGGCCCGGACGTGATGGCGCCGGGCCGCTCGATCGTCTCGCTGCGCGACCCCGGCAGCTACGCCGACGTGAACTACCCGTCGGCCCGGGTGGGGGACCGGTTCTTCAAGGGCAGCGGCACCTCCCAGGCCGCGGCGGTGGTCAGCGGCGCCACGGCGGTGCTGCTGCAGAAGTACCCGAGCCTGTCGCCGATGCAGGTCATGTGCTACCTGCGGGCCACCGGAAGCCCGGTCGCCGGCTCGTCGGCCCCGCAGGTCAACCTGCAGACGGCGTTGCGGTCCACGCTGACCGGGTGCAGCCAGAGCGGTACCACCGTCACCGGTCTGGGCAGCATCCAGAAGGACCGCGGCTCGTCGCTGGTGACCAACGGCGGGGTCGCGCTGACCGGGGAGCGGGACATCTTCGGCCCGCTGAGCACGGCGGTGTGGGCGCCGGCGAGCGCCGCCCACACGTCCTGGAGCGGCGGGAACTGGATGGGCCGCCCGTGGACGGGCACCGGCTGGGTCAGCCCGTCGGACGGGCAGGCGAACTGGGGCGGCAAGACCTGGTCCGGCAAGACGTGGTCGGGCAAGACCTGGTCCGACGTCGCGTGGGCGGGGCAGACCTGGTCCGGCAAGACGTGGTCCAACAGCAACGGCGCCGCGCCGATGTGGAACGGGGCGAACTGGTCCCTCGCCGGCTGGCTCTCCGCCGGCGACAAGGGCTGGACGTCCTGA
- a CDS encoding diguanylate cyclase domain-containing protein, with product MVQRSLRTGYAHVRSFVQRDPMRSLRLFFLTSLALCATGLTVQTRHAGLGADVTTLCAAVQLFGFALRIVEFRRARPLPIWVDALELAAVLALLSQVTDVSPVISTFFMAVLFRAAIGGLPRLLLSQAGYLGVWAIAIAMPWHVEPVPGAMISLPTTSLMVYGTRALMAKLQEQQKDRNALLGGVLTELPFPVVVTDDAGEVVLANPAVTDLVGWSGAEAPGLHRLRLQDLEGRPVDLRELAAGGARTRIEVRLVRPDGVTLQLVVQTVPMTASLSQGAGVVLALLDVTSQRAYEEHLHRAAYYDMLTGLPNRRLLFERLGLAHSTGTGYAMLLIDLNDFKAVNDTHGHKVGDELLTAVAQRIDAAAGDTATVARLGGDEFAVLLPHAGATGAEVVARAVRDSFAAPLQLSCGPLQSGGTVGVAIAGPGQTPDEVIERADHAMYLAKSVARRRHRAPLGPRNDVPADRSDEGCHRPATISAPDS from the coding sequence ATGGTCCAGCGCTCGCTCCGCACGGGGTACGCCCACGTGCGGTCATTCGTCCAGCGGGACCCCATGCGGTCGCTGCGGCTGTTCTTCCTGACCTCGCTGGCGCTCTGCGCGACCGGTCTGACCGTGCAGACCCGGCACGCCGGTCTCGGCGCCGACGTGACGACGCTGTGCGCGGCGGTCCAGCTGTTCGGCTTCGCACTGCGGATCGTGGAGTTCCGCCGCGCGCGCCCGCTGCCGATCTGGGTCGACGCGCTCGAGCTGGCCGCCGTGCTGGCCCTGTTGTCGCAGGTCACCGACGTCTCACCGGTGATCAGCACGTTCTTCATGGCGGTGCTGTTCCGCGCGGCGATCGGCGGGCTGCCCCGGCTGCTGCTGTCGCAGGCCGGCTACCTCGGCGTCTGGGCGATCGCGATCGCCATGCCCTGGCACGTCGAGCCGGTGCCCGGCGCGATGATCTCGCTGCCCACCACCAGCCTCATGGTCTACGGCACGCGGGCCCTGATGGCGAAGCTGCAGGAACAGCAGAAGGACCGCAACGCGCTGCTCGGCGGCGTGCTCACCGAGCTGCCGTTCCCGGTGGTGGTCACCGACGACGCCGGCGAGGTGGTACTGGCCAACCCCGCGGTGACCGACCTCGTCGGCTGGTCCGGCGCGGAGGCGCCCGGCCTGCACCGGCTGCGGCTGCAGGATCTGGAGGGCCGCCCGGTCGACCTGCGCGAGCTGGCCGCCGGCGGTGCTCGCACCAGGATCGAGGTACGGCTGGTCCGGCCGGACGGCGTGACCCTGCAGCTCGTGGTGCAGACCGTGCCGATGACCGCGAGCCTGTCCCAGGGCGCCGGCGTGGTGCTGGCCCTGCTCGACGTCACGTCGCAGCGCGCGTACGAGGAGCACCTGCACCGGGCCGCCTACTACGACATGCTGACCGGGCTGCCGAACCGCCGCCTGCTGTTCGAGCGGCTCGGGCTGGCACACAGCACCGGCACCGGGTACGCGATGCTGCTGATCGACCTGAACGACTTCAAGGCCGTCAACGACACCCACGGCCACAAGGTCGGCGACGAGCTGCTCACCGCCGTCGCGCAGCGGATCGACGCCGCGGCCGGTGACACGGCGACCGTGGCGCGCCTCGGCGGCGACGAGTTCGCGGTGCTGCTCCCGCACGCCGGCGCCACCGGGGCCGAGGTCGTGGCCCGGGCCGTACGGGACTCCTTCGCCGCGCCGTTGCAGCTCAGCTGCGGTCCGCTGCAGAGCGGCGGCACGGTCGGCGTCGCGATCGCCGGGCCGGGGCAGACGCCGGACGAGGTGATCGAGCGCGCCGACCACGCCATGTACCTCGCCAAGTCCGTGGCCAGGCGGCGCCACCGTGCCCCGCTCGGCCCGCGCAACGACGTGCCCGCTGACCGATCGGACGAGGGCTGCCACCGACCGGCCACCATTTCCGCACCTGATTCATAA